One Luteitalea sp. genomic window carries:
- a CDS encoding AcrB/AcrD/AcrF family protein, with protein sequence IAAALRLMVGGDEEVSRFIDPAVNEEYDVQLRLSRHDREDVGAISRLYVPRAGAGLVRLDNLVHVESAQSASRIDRLDRQRQVSLRAGVAPGFALADRLEALNQEVRQMNLLAEYTTSVSGRGRELERTFNQFLWALLLSIVFMYMILASQYESTIHPATILLSLPLSVPFALLSLWLTGNTLNLYSALGMLVLFGVVKKNAILQIDHMNRLREEGMERLSAIMRANRDRLRPILMTTMALVAGMLPLALGSGPGAEERRAVAVVVIGGQSLCLLLTLLVTPVAYSVFEDAARSLVWKRIAAGGRLFTLRRRVIDIRKSEQPPVS encoded by the coding sequence TATCGCCGCGGCCTTACGTTTGATGGTCGGCGGCGACGAGGAAGTATCGCGATTCATCGATCCGGCGGTCAATGAGGAATACGACGTGCAATTACGTTTGTCGCGGCACGATCGAGAAGATGTTGGGGCGATTTCCCGCCTCTACGTTCCGCGCGCGGGCGCCGGCCTGGTTCGGCTTGATAACCTGGTGCACGTCGAGTCGGCCCAGAGCGCATCCCGCATCGACCGCCTGGACCGTCAACGCCAGGTGAGCCTACGCGCCGGGGTCGCCCCCGGTTTTGCGCTCGCCGATCGTCTCGAGGCGCTCAATCAAGAGGTGCGCCAAATGAATTTGCTCGCCGAATACACCACCAGCGTGTCCGGCCGCGGGCGTGAATTGGAGCGCACATTCAACCAATTTTTATGGGCCTTGCTGCTTTCCATCGTTTTCATGTACATGATTCTGGCCTCGCAATACGAAAGCACCATCCATCCGGCAACGATTCTTCTGTCGCTGCCGCTGTCTGTGCCGTTCGCGCTGTTGTCCTTGTGGCTGACGGGTAACACGCTCAATCTTTATTCGGCGCTGGGCATGCTGGTGCTGTTCGGCGTGGTCAAGAAGAACGCGATCTTGCAAATCGATCATATGAACCGGCTGCGCGAGGAAGGGATGGAGCGACTGTCCGCGATCATGCGCGCCAATCGCGACCGGTTGCGGCCGATTTTGATGACGACTATGGCGCTGGTAGCGGGAATGCTTCCGCTGGCGTTAGGTTCGGGGCCGGGCGCCGAGGAACGCCGTGCCGTCGCCGTCGTGGTCATCGGCGGACAATCGCTTTGCCTGCTGCTGACACTACTGGTCACCCCGGTGGCTTACTCGGTGTTTGAAGATGCCGCGCGGTCGCTTGTTTGGAAGCGTATCGCCGCCGGCGGTCGTCTTTTTACGCTGCGCCGGCG